A DNA window from Chelativorans sp. AA-79 contains the following coding sequences:
- a CDS encoding FAD-dependent oxidoreductase, with protein MTTAGDIVIIGAGECGVRAAFTLREASFDGGIVLVGEEPHLPYERPPLSKNSPVCAKPIAEESRFAESGIELLRGRQAENIDRATRTVRLSDGEQLAYDKLLIATGARARRFPGMEAALTLRSVDDAHAILGLLQPGIRLTVIGGGFIGLELAATARRIGAEVIVIEAADRMMARIMPAEIAAAVAERHQAEGVEAILGVPVASVTERTVRLADGRLMEGDLVVAGVGAEPETRLAASAGLATADGIIVDERFATGDPDIFAAGDCCSFPYDGSLVRLESWRAAQDQGAHAARAMLGETAPYARVPWFWSDQYDLTLQVAGLPRPMLPAIRRNVGDRTFILFQIDETGRLVSASGIGPGNAVAKDIRLAEMMIERGLRPRPEELSDPAVNLKAVLKGVATA; from the coding sequence ATGACGACCGCAGGCGACATCGTCATCATCGGCGCGGGCGAGTGTGGCGTGCGTGCGGCTTTCACCCTTCGCGAAGCAAGTTTCGACGGCGGCATCGTCCTGGTGGGTGAGGAGCCGCATCTGCCCTATGAGCGCCCGCCCCTTTCCAAGAACAGCCCGGTCTGCGCGAAGCCGATCGCCGAGGAATCGCGCTTTGCCGAGTCCGGCATCGAGCTTCTGCGCGGGCGACAGGCCGAAAACATCGACCGCGCGACAAGAACCGTGCGCCTGTCTGATGGGGAGCAGCTTGCCTATGACAAGCTCCTGATCGCGACCGGCGCCCGCGCACGCCGCTTTCCGGGGATGGAAGCGGCCCTCACCTTGCGCAGTGTAGACGATGCTCACGCCATCCTCGGCTTGCTGCAGCCCGGCATCCGGCTCACCGTCATCGGCGGCGGCTTCATCGGCCTGGAGCTTGCCGCCACCGCGCGCAGGATCGGCGCGGAGGTGATCGTGATCGAGGCGGCGGATCGCATGATGGCGCGTATCATGCCAGCGGAGATCGCAGCCGCCGTGGCGGAGCGGCACCAGGCGGAGGGCGTGGAAGCCATCCTGGGCGTGCCGGTCGCCAGCGTGACCGAAAGGACGGTGCGCCTCGCCGATGGCCGGCTCATGGAGGGCGATCTCGTCGTGGCCGGGGTGGGCGCGGAGCCGGAGACGCGGCTTGCGGCGTCGGCAGGGCTTGCAACGGCCGACGGCATCATCGTCGACGAGCGGTTCGCAACCGGCGATCCCGACATTTTCGCCGCCGGCGACTGCTGCTCCTTTCCCTATGATGGATCGCTGGTGCGCCTCGAGAGCTGGCGCGCAGCGCAGGATCAGGGTGCGCATGCCGCCCGCGCGATGCTGGGGGAAACGGCGCCCTACGCCCGTGTGCCATGGTTCTGGTCGGATCAATATGATCTCACGCTCCAGGTGGCGGGTCTGCCGAGGCCGATGCTGCCCGCCATCCGCCGTAATGTCGGTGACCGCACCTTCATCCTCTTTCAGATCGATGAAACCGGCAGGCTCGTCTCCGCGAGCGGGATCGGGCCGGGCAATGCCGTGGCAAAGGACATCAGGCTGGCTGAGATGATGATCGAAAGGGGTCTGCGACCGCGCCCCGAGGAACTCAGTGATCCGGCGGTCAATCTGAAGGCGGTGCTCAAGGGAGTGGCAACGGCATGA
- a CDS encoding 3-methyl-2-oxobutanoate hydroxymethyltransferase encodes MKKTGRMTVADLLELRGKRQLAMLRVETLEEAEAAERAGIHMVSVPPHLMLKPAFRDAAPSVFAIPGADFFEIGTTEDFVRWAFGLYKAGADAVYCSASLHTIRRLADEGIPVCGHAGLIPAKATWTGGFRAVGKTLETAQLVWRQVRKLEEAGAFAAEIEVVPEGIATEISRRTSLFMISMGSGAGCDAQYLFSEDVLGANTGHIPRHAKTYRNFAAEYARLQEERIGAYREFAEDVRRGAYPEARHGVAAGEQLLSQFRHWLDDQQAV; translated from the coding sequence ATGAAGAAGACGGGCAGGATGACGGTGGCGGATCTCCTGGAACTCAGGGGCAAGCGGCAGCTTGCCATGCTGCGCGTGGAGACACTGGAGGAAGCAGAGGCCGCCGAGCGCGCAGGCATCCACATGGTCTCCGTTCCGCCCCACCTAATGCTCAAACCCGCCTTCCGTGATGCCGCCCCTTCGGTGTTCGCCATTCCCGGCGCCGATTTCTTCGAGATCGGCACCACGGAGGATTTCGTCCGCTGGGCCTTCGGGCTCTACAAGGCCGGCGCGGACGCGGTCTACTGCTCGGCGAGCCTTCACACCATCCGCCGGCTGGCGGACGAGGGTATTCCCGTCTGCGGCCATGCAGGGCTTATCCCCGCCAAGGCCACATGGACCGGCGGCTTCAGGGCTGTCGGCAAGACGCTGGAGACGGCCCAGCTCGTCTGGCGGCAGGTGAGGAAACTGGAGGAGGCCGGCGCCTTCGCGGCGGAGATCGAGGTGGTTCCGGAGGGGATCGCGACCGAGATATCCCGCCGCACGTCCCTCTTCATGATCTCCATGGGCTCTGGCGCGGGCTGCGACGCGCAATATCTCTTTTCGGAGGACGTGTTGGGGGCGAACACCGGCCATATACCGCGCCACGCCAAGACCTATCGCAACTTCGCTGCCGAGTATGCCCGTCTCCAGGAGGAACGCATCGGCGCGTATCGCGAATTTGCCGAAGATGTCCGCAGGGGAGCCTATCCGGAAGCCCGCCACGGCGTAGCCGCGGGCGAACAGCTGCTTTCGCAGTTCCGCCATTGGCTTGACGATCAGCAGGCTGTATGA
- the purU gene encoding formyltetrahydrofolate deformylase — translation MTEKTFDINLSCEDRPGIVAAVTTELAALGANIAESNQFWDRQTNRFFMRISFAVPDEVDRDAITRALEPAVARFDMKTALADRSRRPKIIIMVSKFDHALLHLLYQIRVGWLDAEVAAIVSNHEDSRKTAEAEGIPYHCWPVTRENKAEQEEKLLALFRETGADLVILARYMQVLSDQLSKRLYGKVINIHHSFLPSFKGAKPYHQAHERGVKLIGATAHYVTPDLDEGPIIEQETERVSHAMSADDFVAAGRDIESRVLARAVKLHLESRVMLNGLKTVVFSKG, via the coding sequence ATGACCGAGAAGACCTTCGACATCAATCTTTCCTGCGAGGACCGGCCGGGGATCGTTGCCGCGGTGACGACGGAGCTCGCCGCGCTCGGCGCCAACATCGCGGAGTCCAACCAGTTCTGGGACCGGCAGACCAACCGCTTCTTCATGCGGATCTCCTTTGCCGTACCCGACGAGGTCGACCGTGACGCCATCACCCGCGCGCTGGAGCCGGCCGTCGCCCGCTTCGACATGAAGACCGCGCTCGCGGACCGTTCGCGCCGGCCCAAGATCATCATCATGGTCTCGAAGTTCGACCACGCGCTGCTCCACCTCCTCTACCAGATCCGCGTCGGCTGGCTCGATGCGGAAGTCGCCGCCATCGTTTCGAACCACGAGGATTCGCGGAAGACGGCGGAAGCCGAGGGTATCCCCTACCACTGCTGGCCGGTCACGAGGGAGAACAAGGCCGAGCAGGAGGAAAAGCTGCTGGCGCTCTTTCGCGAGACCGGCGCCGACCTCGTCATCCTGGCGCGCTACATGCAGGTGCTGTCGGACCAGCTTTCAAAGCGGCTCTACGGCAAGGTCATCAATATCCATCACTCGTTCCTGCCGAGCTTCAAGGGCGCCAAGCCCTATCATCAGGCGCATGAGCGCGGCGTGAAGCTCATCGGCGCCACGGCACATTATGTGACGCCGGACCTCGACGAGGGGCCGATCATCGAGCAGGAGACGGAGCGCGTCAGCCACGCGATGAGCGCCGACGATTTCGTGGCGGCGGGCCGTGATATCGAAAGCCGGGTGCTTGCGCGGGCCGTCAAGCTGCATCTTGAAAGCCGCGTGATGCTCAACGGACTCAAGACCGTGGTGTTCTCCAAGGGGTGA
- a CDS encoding aldose epimerase family protein: protein MANGPRKIASHDGRDVLETTLTSETGVLISVINYGAIIRDWKVPVAGSLRSVVLGFDRFEDYLEHNSYFGAIAGRVANRIAGARFTLDGKEYRLQANEGMNQLHGGERGLSRQVWEMEMLSGDAVRLTLTSPDGEMGYPGRLDVSVTYRLAGNALTMDIAAETDAPTPVNITQHNYFNLMGEGDIRNHTLWLAANAYTVRDADLIPTGRIEPVAGSHFDFRRPRPLCDTQGEPIAYDNNLVLDTGRHRSAPVAVLTAQDESLKLMLKTDQPGLQLYTGSKLNLSVPGLGGRHYPRFGGLCLEDQNFPDAINQPHFPSCVVMPGQPYSHWCEIEIG from the coding sequence ATGGCGAATGGGCCCAGGAAGATCGCTAGCCACGATGGGCGTGACGTTCTCGAAACGACGCTCACCAGCGAGACGGGCGTTCTTATCTCGGTCATCAACTACGGCGCCATCATTCGTGATTGGAAAGTGCCGGTTGCGGGCAGCCTGCGCAGCGTGGTGCTGGGTTTCGACCGGTTCGAGGATTATCTCGAACACAACTCCTATTTCGGCGCCATAGCCGGCCGCGTCGCCAACCGCATCGCCGGTGCGCGCTTCACGCTCGACGGCAAGGAGTACCGGCTCCAGGCGAATGAAGGAATGAACCAGCTCCATGGCGGTGAAAGAGGCCTGAGCAGGCAGGTCTGGGAGATGGAGATGCTCTCTGGCGATGCCGTTCGCCTGACACTGACAAGCCCTGACGGCGAAATGGGATATCCCGGCCGGCTCGATGTCTCCGTCACCTACCGGCTCGCGGGCAACGCGCTCACCATGGACATCGCCGCCGAGACCGATGCGCCGACCCCTGTCAACATCACCCAGCACAACTACTTCAACCTGATGGGCGAGGGCGACATCCGCAACCACACCCTGTGGCTTGCGGCGAATGCCTATACCGTGCGGGACGCGGATCTCATTCCCACCGGCAGGATCGAACCGGTGGCGGGCTCACATTTCGATTTCCGCAGGCCGCGGCCGCTATGCGACACGCAGGGCGAGCCGATCGCTTACGACAACAATCTCGTGCTCGACACCGGCCGTCACCGTTCCGCGCCGGTGGCCGTTCTCACTGCCCAGGATGAATCGCTGAAACTCATGCTGAAGACCGACCAGCCTGGCCTCCAGCTCTATACGGGCAGCAAGCTCAATCTCTCCGTGCCCGGGCTCGGCGGGCGGCACTATCCGCGCTTCGGCGGGCTATGCCTGGAAGACCAGAACTTCCCCGATGCGATCAACCAGCCGCATTTCCCCTCCTGCGTCGTCATGCCCGGGCAGCCCTACAGCCACTGGTGCGAGATCGAGATCGGGTGA
- a CDS encoding Gfo/Idh/MocA family oxidoreductase has translation MVSASATASAASPVRLGMVGGGQGAFIGAVHRMAARLDGHYMLVAGALSSDPERARASAAELGLDPDRSYASFYEMAEKEAARPDGIEAVSIVTPNHMHYPAAKAFLQAGIHVICDKPLTSSLEDARGLVETVKKSGKLFVLTHNYSGYPMIRQARQMVQEGALGDIILAQAEYPQDWLAEPIEQTGQKQASWRTDPKRSGAGGATGDIGTHAYQLVTFVTGLHAESVAADLDRFVPGRQLDDNAHVMMRFGERNGKRAKGMIWVSQVAPGNENGLKLRIYGTKGGLEWVQADPNYLWFTPLGEPKRLLTRGGAGASAAAAAVTRIPSGHPEGYLEAFATLYTEAAGAIRALRSGGAVPEDLVLPTVEDGLEGMRFIQACVNSSQNDAAWTRLDAL, from the coding sequence ATGGTTTCCGCATCCGCGACAGCGTCCGCCGCAAGCCCCGTCCGCCTGGGCATGGTGGGCGGCGGGCAGGGCGCCTTCATCGGCGCCGTCCACCGCATGGCCGCCCGTCTCGACGGCCATTATATGCTGGTGGCTGGCGCGCTCTCCTCCGATCCGGAGCGTGCGCGCGCCTCCGCCGCCGAGTTGGGTCTCGACCCCGACCGCTCCTATGCCAGCTTCTACGAGATGGCCGAGAAGGAGGCTGCACGGCCGGACGGGATCGAGGCGGTGAGCATCGTCACCCCCAACCATATGCACTATCCGGCGGCGAAGGCCTTCCTGCAGGCAGGCATCCACGTGATCTGCGACAAGCCGCTGACCTCCAGCCTGGAGGATGCCCGTGGGCTGGTGGAGACGGTGAAGAAAAGCGGCAAGCTCTTCGTGCTCACCCACAACTATTCGGGCTATCCGATGATCCGCCAGGCGCGCCAGATGGTGCAGGAAGGAGCGCTGGGTGACATTATCCTGGCGCAGGCCGAATATCCGCAGGACTGGCTGGCCGAGCCGATCGAGCAGACCGGCCAGAAGCAGGCCTCCTGGCGCACCGACCCCAAGCGTTCCGGCGCTGGCGGGGCGACAGGCGATATCGGCACCCATGCCTACCAGCTCGTCACCTTCGTGACCGGGCTCCATGCCGAAAGCGTGGCGGCCGATCTCGACCGTTTCGTGCCGGGACGGCAGCTTGACGACAATGCGCACGTCATGATGCGCTTCGGCGAGCGCAACGGAAAGCGCGCCAAGGGCATGATCTGGGTGAGCCAGGTGGCGCCCGGCAACGAGAACGGGCTGAAGCTGCGGATCTACGGCACGAAGGGCGGGCTCGAATGGGTGCAGGCCGATCCCAATTATCTCTGGTTCACGCCGCTCGGCGAGCCGAAGCGGCTGCTGACCCGCGGCGGTGCCGGCGCCAGCGCGGCCGCGGCGGCAGTCACGCGCATTCCGAGCGGCCACCCGGAAGGCTATCTCGAAGCCTTCGCCACGCTCTACACGGAGGCGGCCGGCGCGATCCGCGCGCTCCGCTCCGGTGGCGCCGTGCCTGAGGATCTCGTGCTGCCCACCGTGGAGGACGGGCTGGAAGGCATGCGTTTCATACAGGCCTGTGTGAACTCCTCGCAGAACGACGCGGCATGGACACGGCTGGATGCGCTCTGA
- a CDS encoding sugar phosphate isomerase/epimerase: MAKTMKGPGIFLAQFAGDEAPFDTLPNIARWAAGHGYKGIQIPTWDGRLFDLKKASESQAYCDEVKGICKDAGVEITELSTHLIGQLVAVHPAYDMPFDGFAPASVHGNPKARQEWAVQNMLYAAKASRNLGLDVSVSFSGALAFPYLYPWPQRPDGLIDEAFTELARRWKPIFDAYEESGVDVAFELHPGEDLFDGATFEMFLDKVGGHKRCMINYDPSHFLLQQLDYLAFIDIYHERISAFHVKDAEFNPDGRQGVYSGYQPWVKRAGRFRSLGDGQVDFTGIFSKLAQYDYDSWAVLEWECALKHPEQGAAEGAPFIEHHIIRVTEKAFDDFAAGTTDRSSLRAMLGIA, translated from the coding sequence ATGGCCAAGACGATGAAGGGTCCCGGGATATTCCTGGCGCAGTTCGCGGGCGATGAAGCACCGTTCGACACCCTGCCGAACATCGCGCGCTGGGCCGCCGGCCACGGCTACAAGGGCATCCAGATCCCCACCTGGGACGGACGCCTGTTCGACCTGAAGAAGGCGTCGGAATCGCAAGCCTATTGCGACGAGGTGAAGGGCATCTGCAAGGATGCCGGCGTGGAGATCACGGAGCTTTCCACCCACCTGATCGGCCAGCTCGTTGCGGTCCACCCGGCCTATGACATGCCCTTCGACGGCTTTGCGCCAGCGAGCGTGCACGGCAACCCGAAGGCAAGGCAGGAATGGGCGGTGCAGAACATGCTCTATGCCGCCAAGGCCTCGCGCAATCTGGGGCTCGATGTGAGCGTATCCTTCTCCGGCGCGCTCGCCTTCCCCTATCTCTATCCGTGGCCGCAGCGGCCGGATGGGCTGATCGACGAGGCCTTCACGGAGCTTGCCCGCCGCTGGAAGCCTATCTTCGATGCCTATGAGGAATCCGGCGTGGACGTCGCGTTCGAACTCCATCCGGGGGAGGACCTCTTCGACGGCGCCACCTTCGAGATGTTCCTGGACAAGGTGGGCGGGCACAAGCGCTGCATGATCAATTATGATCCCTCGCACTTCCTCCTGCAGCAGCTCGATTACCTTGCTTTCATCGACATCTATCACGAGCGCATTTCGGCTTTCCACGTGAAGGATGCCGAGTTCAATCCGGACGGCCGCCAGGGCGTCTATTCGGGCTATCAGCCATGGGTGAAGCGCGCCGGCCGCTTCCGCTCGCTGGGCGACGGCCAGGTGGACTTCACCGGCATCTTCTCCAAGCTCGCCCAATATGATTATGACAGTTGGGCGGTGCTGGAATGGGAGTGCGCGCTGAAGCACCCGGAGCAGGGTGCGGCCGAAGGCGCGCCCTTCATCGAGCATCACATCATCCGCGTCACCGAGAAGGCGTTCGACGATTTCGCCGCCGGCACGACTGACCGCTCGAGCCTGCGCGCCATGCTCGGCATCGCATAA
- a CDS encoding glycoside hydrolase family 43 protein: protein MIVNPILPGFNPDPSICRVGEDYYIATSTFEWYPGVQIHHSRDLVNWRLVKRPLDRASQLDMRGNPDSCGIWAPCLSYADGLFWLVYTDVKRYDGNFKDTHNYIVTAPSIEGPWSDPVYVNSSGFDPSLFHDDDGRKWFLNMVWNHRSSSVGGSPKHPAFAGILLQVYDAEAGKLVGPVKNVFKGSPHGLVEGPHLFKRNGWYYMTVAEGGTGYGHAVTMARSRQIDGPYELHPDMHLFTSKDAPEAPLQRAGHGQIVETPDGAVYHTHLCSRPLPGTRRSPLGRETAIQKCVWKEDGWLYPESGSPVPEMRVPAPLDVEPASPQDVEHLFDGTDLPDEFQWLRTPYPERIFSFTGSALRLYGRESVGSWFEQALVARRQEHHRYRAETEVIFEPVTFQQAAGLTAYYNRHKFHFLAVTWHETAGRSLTILSCPGEWPDGRLSFPLAEPVPLSGDGPVGLAMEVKGTNLQFFYRPEGGDWQPVGPVLDASMISDEGGRGEHGSFTGAFVGMLCFDTSGSALPADFTRFAYIPDVG, encoded by the coding sequence ATGATCGTCAACCCCATTCTGCCCGGTTTCAACCCGGACCCCTCCATCTGCCGGGTGGGCGAGGACTATTACATCGCCACCTCGACCTTCGAGTGGTATCCGGGGGTGCAGATCCATCATTCGCGCGATCTGGTGAACTGGCGGCTGGTCAAGCGTCCTCTCGACCGGGCTAGCCAGCTGGACATGCGCGGCAACCCGGATTCCTGTGGCATCTGGGCGCCCTGCCTCTCCTATGCCGACGGCCTGTTCTGGCTCGTTTACACGGACGTCAAGCGCTACGACGGCAATTTCAAGGACACGCATAATTACATCGTCACCGCGCCGTCCATCGAGGGGCCCTGGTCCGATCCGGTTTACGTGAATTCGTCCGGCTTCGATCCCTCGCTGTTTCACGATGACGACGGGCGGAAATGGTTCCTCAACATGGTGTGGAACCACCGCTCCAGTTCCGTCGGCGGCAGCCCGAAGCACCCGGCCTTCGCCGGCATCCTGCTGCAGGTATATGATGCGGAGGCGGGAAAGCTGGTCGGCCCGGTCAAGAACGTCTTCAAGGGCAGCCCGCATGGGCTGGTGGAGGGTCCGCACCTCTTCAAGCGTAACGGCTGGTACTACATGACCGTGGCCGAAGGGGGCACCGGCTACGGCCACGCGGTCACCATGGCGCGCTCCCGGCAGATCGACGGGCCGTACGAACTGCACCCCGACATGCACCTCTTCACGTCGAAGGACGCGCCGGAGGCTCCGCTGCAGCGCGCCGGTCACGGCCAGATCGTGGAGACGCCGGACGGTGCCGTCTATCATACCCACCTCTGCTCGCGCCCGCTTCCCGGCACGCGGCGCTCGCCGCTCGGCCGCGAGACGGCGATCCAGAAATGTGTATGGAAGGAAGACGGCTGGCTCTATCCGGAAAGTGGAAGTCCCGTGCCGGAGATGCGAGTGCCGGCGCCTCTCGACGTGGAGCCCGCATCGCCACAGGATGTCGAGCATCTTTTTGACGGCACCGATCTGCCGGATGAATTTCAGTGGCTGCGTACGCCTTATCCGGAACGCATTTTCAGCTTCACCGGGTCTGCGCTCAGGCTGTACGGCCGCGAGTCGGTTGGAAGCTGGTTCGAGCAGGCGCTGGTGGCCCGCAGGCAGGAGCACCATCGCTATCGCGCCGAAACGGAAGTGATCTTCGAGCCGGTGACGTTCCAGCAGGCGGCGGGACTGACGGCCTATTACAACCGCCACAAATTCCATTTCCTGGCCGTGACCTGGCACGAGACGGCGGGCCGCTCGCTGACAATTCTGAGTTGTCCCGGCGAATGGCCGGACGGCAGGCTTTCCTTCCCGCTCGCCGAGCCTGTGCCCTTGTCGGGCGATGGGCCGGTCGGGCTGGCAATGGAGGTGAAGGGCACCAACCTGCAGTTCTTCTATCGTCCTGAGGGAGGGGACTGGCAGCCGGTCGGGCCAGTGCTCGACGCCAGCATGATCTCCGACGAGGGCGGGCGCGGCGAGCACGGCTCCTTTACAGGTGCATTCGTCGGTATGCTCTGCTTTGATACGAGTGGCAGCGCATTGCCGGCCGATTTCACGCGCTTCGCCTACATTCCGGACGTAGGGTGA
- the mgrA gene encoding L-glyceraldehyde 3-phosphate reductase, with product MSWEPAADRYEKMQYRRCGRSGLKLPVVSLGLWHNFGEDRPHELKQAICRKAFDLGITHFDLANNYGPPPGSAEEAFGEILRTDFSGLRDELIISSKAGYLMWPGPYGEWGSRKYLIASCDQSLKRMGLDYVDIFYSHRFDPETPLEETMMALDHIVRSGRALYAGISSYNSRRTQEAAAILRELGTPCLIHQPSYSLINRWVEDDGLLDTLEELGIGSIAFSPLAQGMLTDKYLKGIPEESRAAQGKSLKKEFLNGKTIENVRLLNELAKRRGQSLAQMAVAWVLRGGRVTSALIGASRPEQVEEIAGALDNADFSAEELAEIDRYAREADINLWAASAERKGPQRK from the coding sequence ATGAGTTGGGAGCCTGCGGCAGATCGCTATGAGAAAATGCAATATCGCCGGTGCGGGCGTTCCGGCCTGAAGCTGCCGGTGGTCTCGCTCGGCCTTTGGCACAATTTCGGGGAGGACAGGCCGCATGAGCTGAAGCAGGCGATCTGCCGCAAGGCTTTCGATCTGGGCATCACCCATTTCGACCTCGCCAACAATTACGGTCCGCCGCCGGGCTCTGCCGAGGAGGCCTTCGGCGAAATCCTGCGAACGGATTTTTCCGGCCTGCGCGACGAACTCATCATCTCTTCCAAGGCGGGCTACCTGATGTGGCCCGGTCCCTATGGTGAGTGGGGCAGCCGCAAATACCTGATCGCAAGCTGCGACCAGAGCCTCAAGCGGATGGGGCTTGATTATGTCGACATCTTCTACTCCCACCGCTTCGACCCGGAAACGCCGCTGGAAGAGACGATGATGGCGCTCGACCACATCGTGCGCTCCGGCCGCGCGCTCTATGCGGGCATCTCCTCCTACAATTCCCGGCGCACGCAGGAGGCGGCCGCCATTCTCCGCGAACTGGGAACGCCCTGCCTCATCCATCAGCCCAGCTATTCGCTGATCAATCGCTGGGTGGAGGATGACGGGCTTCTCGACACGCTGGAGGAGCTTGGCATCGGCTCCATCGCCTTCTCGCCGCTGGCGCAGGGCATGCTCACGGACAAGTATCTCAAGGGCATTCCGGAAGAAAGCCGCGCGGCCCAGGGGAAATCGCTGAAGAAGGAATTCCTCAACGGGAAGACCATCGAGAACGTCCGCCTGCTGAACGAGCTTGCGAAGCGGCGCGGCCAGAGCCTCGCCCAGATGGCGGTCGCCTGGGTCCTGCGTGGCGGCCGGGTGACCTCCGCGCTTATCGGCGCAAGCCGGCCGGAGCAGGTGGAGGAGATCGCGGGTGCGCTCGACAACGCCGATTTTTCCGCCGAGGAGCTGGCGGAGATCGATCGCTATGCACGGGAGGCGGACATCAACCTCTGGGCCGCATCCGCCGAACGGAAAGGTCCGCAGCGGAAATGA
- a CDS encoding Gfo/Idh/MocA family oxidoreductase yields the protein MIRKLGVGVIGCGNISAAYMRLAPLFRGIEMRACADASPAAAKARAAEFNLREETVDGLLASDDIDVVVNLTIPAAHYEISRRAIEAGKHVYSEKPFVLSVEEGKALAELAERKGVRVGSAPDTFLGGSHQLARSVIDSGAIGKIVSGTCHVMSHGMEHWHPNPDFFFKPGAGPVLDIGPYYVTNLIQLIGPVKRVGALASIPTRERVILSELRKGEKIVVETPTTIHAVMEFASGAIVTLGASWDVWHHKHANMELYGEKGSLHVPDPNFFGGDLILTDQEKVVDAPKWDHPLGVSNQESKDGKALANYRAAGLADMAMAILEGRPHRCSLEMSLHAIDVMTSILKSGELGRFVDLSTTCERPAALDIAAARDLLAEKEFA from the coding sequence ATGATCAGGAAACTAGGGGTTGGAGTGATTGGCTGCGGCAATATCTCGGCGGCCTACATGCGGCTGGCACCGCTCTTCCGCGGGATCGAGATGCGCGCCTGCGCGGATGCGAGCCCCGCGGCGGCAAAGGCGCGCGCGGCGGAATTCAACCTGCGCGAGGAGACGGTGGACGGGCTGCTGGCCTCCGACGATATCGACGTGGTCGTCAATCTCACCATCCCCGCCGCCCATTACGAGATTTCCCGGCGGGCGATCGAGGCCGGCAAGCACGTCTACTCGGAGAAGCCCTTCGTGCTCTCTGTCGAGGAGGGTAAGGCCCTGGCCGAACTGGCGGAACGCAAAGGTGTGCGCGTGGGCTCGGCCCCCGACACTTTTCTCGGCGGCTCGCACCAGCTTGCACGCAGCGTCATCGACTCCGGGGCGATCGGCAAGATCGTCAGCGGCACCTGCCACGTGATGAGCCACGGCATGGAGCACTGGCACCCGAATCCGGATTTCTTCTTCAAGCCGGGCGCCGGGCCGGTGCTCGATATCGGTCCATATTACGTGACGAACCTTATCCAGCTCATCGGCCCCGTGAAACGGGTGGGCGCACTCGCTTCGATCCCCACCAGGGAGCGCGTCATTCTCTCCGAACTGCGCAAGGGCGAGAAGATCGTCGTAGAGACCCCCACCACGATCCACGCGGTGATGGAGTTCGCGAGCGGCGCCATCGTGACGCTCGGCGCGTCCTGGGATGTCTGGCACCACAAGCATGCGAATATGGAGCTCTATGGCGAGAAGGGTTCGCTGCACGTTCCTGACCCGAACTTCTTTGGCGGTGATCTCATCCTCACCGACCAGGAGAAGGTGGTCGACGCGCCGAAATGGGACCATCCGCTGGGCGTCTCCAACCAGGAATCGAAGGACGGCAAGGCGCTCGCCAATTACCGCGCGGCGGGTCTCGCCGATATGGCGATGGCGATTCTGGAGGGGCGGCCGCATCGCTGTTCGCTGGAGATGTCGCTGCACGCCATAGATGTGATGACATCCATCCTCAAATCCGGTGAACTGGGCAGGTTCGTCGACCTTTCCACCACCTGCGAGCGTCCGGCCGCTCTTGATATCGCTGCCGCGCGCGACCTTCTGGCGGAGAAGGAGTTCGCATGA
- a CDS encoding sugar phosphate isomerase/epimerase — protein sequence MTEFSYQLYSSRNFPPLADTLRMLKKLGYAQVEGYGGVYGDLPALKAALDETGLAMTSGHFGIDVLENEPEKVIEIAKTVGMQAVYCPFLVAEQRPTDAAGYARFGERLQKAGEPLTRAGLVFGWHNHDFEFRRLSDGAIPQAEIFHGGPELSWEADIAWIARGGADPIEWIGEYAGRVSAIHVKDIAPEGEAADEDGWADVGTGTMDWKTIFDTVREKTKARFFVMEHDKPNDHERFARRSIENARNF from the coding sequence ATGACCGAGTTTTCCTATCAGCTTTATTCTTCCCGTAATTTCCCGCCGCTCGCCGACACGCTGCGTATGCTGAAGAAGCTCGGCTATGCCCAGGTCGAGGGCTATGGCGGTGTCTATGGGGATCTTCCCGCCCTCAAGGCGGCGCTCGACGAGACGGGGCTTGCCATGACCTCCGGGCATTTCGGCATCGATGTGCTGGAGAACGAGCCGGAGAAGGTGATAGAGATCGCGAAGACCGTGGGCATGCAGGCGGTTTACTGTCCCTTTCTGGTGGCCGAGCAGCGTCCCACGGATGCGGCCGGCTATGCCCGCTTCGGCGAAAGGCTGCAGAAAGCGGGCGAGCCGCTGACCAGGGCAGGCCTCGTTTTCGGCTGGCACAATCACGATTTCGAGTTCCGCCGGCTTTCAGATGGCGCCATTCCCCAGGCCGAGATCTTCCACGGCGGCCCGGAGCTTTCCTGGGAGGCCGATATCGCCTGGATCGCGCGCGGCGGGGCCGACCCGATCGAGTGGATCGGGGAATATGCCGGCCGTGTGTCCGCGATCCACGTCAAGGACATCGCGCCCGAAGGCGAGGCCGCCGACGAGGACGGCTGGGCCGACGTCGGCACCGGCACGATGGACTGGAAGACGATTTTCGATACGGTGCGGGAGAAGACGAAGGCGCGCTTCTTCGTCATGGAGCACGACAAGCCGAACGACCATGAGCGCTTCGCGCGCCGTTCGATCGAGAACGCAAGGAATTTCTGA